From Methanocella paludicola SANAE, a single genomic window includes:
- a CDS encoding TrmB family transcriptional regulator yields the protein MKNISPALVASLKTLGLFDSEAKVYSALVLYKYAEAKDLVEMLDISKPSIYESLRTLEERGLVVETNSKPLVYQAIPPEIAVRLLADVYVKAAEEALRGLHALEKENRQEKSARALWSIYGNATVGYKIDDMIDHAEQSIYCMASDRYVRHLERAAGKGVKVTLMVMSDDGTLEGRLKKTFEKDDATIYVMSAKEMIDAFSAGEMGNTNKVTPFKEAMGVLDHRSAFMLITDDREFLYVPPIAGDEISALNTTNQAFIMSSKFIFSPWSMKKAPDSKPRKK from the coding sequence ATGAAAAATATCTCGCCCGCCCTCGTGGCATCGCTCAAAACGCTGGGCCTCTTCGATTCGGAGGCCAAGGTCTATTCGGCGCTCGTCCTTTACAAGTACGCCGAGGCGAAGGACCTGGTCGAAATGCTGGATATCAGCAAGCCGAGCATCTACGAGAGCCTGCGGACGCTGGAAGAGCGCGGGCTGGTCGTGGAGACGAATAGCAAGCCGCTGGTCTACCAGGCGATCCCGCCCGAGATCGCCGTCCGGCTCCTGGCGGACGTGTACGTGAAGGCGGCGGAGGAGGCGCTCCGGGGGCTGCACGCGCTGGAAAAGGAGAACCGGCAGGAGAAGTCCGCCCGCGCCCTCTGGTCGATATATGGCAACGCGACCGTCGGCTACAAGATCGATGACATGATCGACCATGCGGAGCAGAGCATTTATTGCATGGCATCGGACCGCTACGTGCGCCATCTGGAGCGGGCGGCGGGCAAAGGCGTTAAGGTCACCCTCATGGTCATGTCGGACGACGGGACGCTCGAAGGCAGGCTGAAAAAAACGTTCGAGAAGGACGACGCGACGATCTACGTCATGTCGGCAAAGGAAATGATCGATGCCTTTTCCGCTGGCGAGATGGGAAATACGAATAAGGTCACGCCCTTTAAGGAAGCGATGGGCGTCCTGGACCATCGCAGCGCGTTCATGCTAATAACGGATGACCGCGAATTCCTGTACGTCCCCCCGATCGCCGGGGACGAGATCAGCGCCCTGAACACGACGAACCAGGCGTTCATCATGAGCTCGAAGTTCATCTTTTCCCCGTGGAGCATGAAAAAAGCACCGGATAGTAAGCCGCGGAAAAAATAA
- a CDS encoding SAM-dependent methyltransferase — translation MDKSQSSTSASGIAALRAYESRKPEGERICNDTYARHFISTWMYHLVNFFMRLGWDKIKGPDVVGYLVVRCRYMDDYLESCIKDGIKQLVILGAGYDSRAYRFEQLKGRVKVFEVDLPGTQEIKRKKLVNVFGGIPDGVVLVPVDFNTQKLDERLKESGYDGSLKTLFIMEGVVFYLTPEAVDGTLAFIVGHSGNGSSVIFDYTDKAVVDGTYKRSEISSMRRYKAFSGEEIVYGIDSSTIKEFMEGRGFDHVVNVTGDDLHRMYFKGANEKRQVAPIYSIVHATVRPKNG, via the coding sequence ATGGATAAAAGCCAGTCAAGCACCAGCGCCTCGGGCATCGCCGCCCTGAGGGCATACGAGTCCAGGAAGCCCGAGGGCGAGCGTATCTGTAACGACACTTACGCCCGGCATTTTATCAGCACCTGGATGTACCACCTCGTCAATTTCTTCATGAGGCTCGGCTGGGATAAGATCAAGGGCCCCGACGTAGTGGGCTACCTGGTCGTCCGCTGCCGCTACATGGACGACTACCTGGAATCCTGTATCAAAGATGGGATAAAGCAGTTAGTCATTCTGGGCGCCGGCTACGATTCCCGGGCTTATCGCTTCGAACAGCTTAAAGGCCGGGTCAAGGTATTCGAGGTCGATTTGCCCGGAACACAGGAGATCAAGCGTAAAAAGCTGGTCAACGTCTTCGGTGGCATACCGGATGGTGTCGTCCTGGTGCCGGTAGACTTTAATACCCAGAAACTGGACGAGCGCCTGAAGGAAAGCGGCTATGACGGGAGCCTCAAGACGCTGTTCATCATGGAAGGCGTCGTATTCTATCTCACGCCGGAGGCAGTCGATGGCACACTGGCCTTCATTGTGGGCCACTCCGGGAATGGAAGCTCCGTCATCTTCGACTATACCGATAAGGCCGTCGTAGACGGTACCTATAAGCGCTCCGAGATATCGTCGATGAGGCGTTATAAGGCGTTCTCCGGCGAGGAGATCGTATACGGCATCGACAGCAGTACGATCAAAGAGTTCATGGAGGGCCGGGGGTTCGACCACGTCGTGAACGTCACCGGCGACGACCTACACCGCATGTACTTCAAGGGCGCCAACGAGAAAAGGCAAGTAGCCCCGATCTATTCCATCGTCCACGCAACGGTCAGGCCAAAGAACGGCTAA
- a CDS encoding MarR family winged helix-turn-helix transcriptional regulator, with the protein MGKTGESGAVNALHDEHIYMTVKSLLTILNKMRSDRLETWSDKLKGISKMELHILLLVQAQPDIVLGEIKDRLDVPNSTLTGVIDRMEKQGLARRTISPRDRRSYGLELTEKGKEVRKEHDRILLMLASNMLDPLDDRERTTFIRLLSKIADNMHPGGE; encoded by the coding sequence ATGGGAAAAACAGGAGAATCGGGCGCTGTCAATGCGCTTCATGATGAGCATATCTACATGACCGTCAAAAGCCTGCTGACAATACTTAATAAAATGCGGTCCGACAGGCTGGAGACCTGGTCCGACAAGCTAAAGGGAATATCGAAGATGGAATTGCACATCCTCCTGCTCGTCCAGGCACAGCCGGACATCGTCCTGGGCGAGATTAAGGACAGGCTCGACGTGCCTAATAGTACTCTAACCGGCGTCATCGACCGCATGGAAAAGCAAGGCCTGGCCAGGCGCACGATCAGCCCCAGGGACCGCCGCTCATACGGGCTGGAACTCACGGAAAAAGGCAAGGAAGTGCGCAAGGAGCACGACCGTATACTGCTCATGCTCGCCTCGAATATGCTCGATCCTCTGGACGACCGGGAACGTACGACGTTCATAAGACTCCTATCGAAGATCGCTGACAACATGCATCCGGGAGGCGAATAA
- a CDS encoding carbon-nitrogen hydrolase family protein, with the protein MREANNTASVKALRVAAIQMTSRLGMVEENIGHATRMIEDAAGQGAKMVVLPEMCMTGYTLTKQAWDMAEPAGGPIEQWLTSTSKRLGIYLGAGLVGCEGEDFYNTYLLADPQGKAIGRVRKTQTEYDIFKAGDMASHVIDTDIGRIGVGICADNHVVFLPKLMEEKGVDILLMPHAWPTPYRTSKLISEQDIKEQNDNAHEYALLFSMILGIPVVFVNQAGPIEGGRWPGILGRVLTPEYFRYPGLSAIVDSDKSIKAQTGHDEGIIVADVTMDPARKHKAEIPDYGGWLHPGAFPMRKIVMPLEIYRGKISYKLSGERKRKALACNG; encoded by the coding sequence ATCCGGGAGGCGAATAACACGGCATCAGTAAAAGCTCTCCGCGTCGCCGCCATACAGATGACGTCCCGCCTCGGGATGGTCGAGGAAAATATCGGGCATGCGACCCGGATGATAGAGGATGCGGCAGGGCAGGGCGCAAAGATGGTCGTGCTGCCGGAGATGTGCATGACCGGGTATACGCTCACCAAGCAGGCCTGGGATATGGCCGAGCCCGCCGGAGGCCCCATAGAACAGTGGCTTACATCTACATCGAAGCGGCTGGGCATTTACCTGGGAGCAGGGCTGGTCGGGTGCGAAGGCGAGGACTTCTATAACACGTATTTACTGGCCGACCCGCAGGGTAAGGCCATCGGCAGGGTACGAAAGACACAGACAGAATATGACATTTTCAAAGCCGGCGATATGGCCTCCCACGTCATCGATACCGATATCGGACGCATCGGCGTGGGCATCTGCGCCGATAACCATGTCGTCTTTCTTCCGAAGCTCATGGAAGAAAAAGGCGTGGACATCCTGTTAATGCCGCATGCGTGGCCGACGCCATACCGTACATCGAAGCTCATATCAGAGCAGGATATCAAAGAGCAGAACGATAATGCCCACGAGTACGCCCTGCTGTTCTCAATGATACTCGGTATACCGGTAGTCTTCGTCAACCAGGCCGGTCCGATCGAAGGCGGGCGCTGGCCTGGCATACTGGGCAGGGTGCTGACGCCTGAGTACTTCCGTTACCCGGGCCTGTCGGCCATCGTCGACTCGGACAAGTCTATAAAAGCACAAACCGGACACGATGAGGGCATTATCGTGGCGGACGTTACGATGGACCCGGCACGCAAGCATAAGGCAGAAATACCTGATTACGGCGGCTGGCTCCACCCCGGGGCATTCCCCATGAGAAAGATCGTCATGCCCCTGGAGATCTATCGGGGAAAAATAAGCTATAAGCTGAGCGGCGAGCGAAAGCGGAAGGCACTAGCCTGCAACGGCTAG
- a CDS encoding DUF169 domain-containing protein, whose protein sequence is MTMMTAISIKKIGERIRTAGRLKTQPLCVYGAESVPDGGKPITSVDRCLAKAIYMASLSEKSPPLYFGKGALAGCCAGGIGWTGYGRMAPLIDFFVSTGTKEFRNGEAEYLKASPDAVKRSKEALGAVTPPGTYTVIRRCEDLEADPGVKAIICYGNGEQIRNLSSMVHFRSTDTFNAVRASWGPTCATILTYPAGLAEKAPRDSAYIGPMDPTGNCWFPEDRMALGIPIRIAIGICEDLDSAFVTKRPHVAYPEVHEKLEKIV, encoded by the coding sequence ATGACCATGATGACCGCAATATCGATAAAAAAGATCGGGGAACGTATCCGGACCGCAGGAAGATTGAAGACGCAGCCGTTATGCGTCTATGGTGCAGAGAGCGTGCCCGATGGCGGGAAGCCGATCACGTCCGTCGACCGGTGCCTCGCGAAGGCGATCTACATGGCCTCGCTATCAGAAAAATCCCCGCCGCTGTACTTCGGCAAGGGCGCGCTGGCCGGGTGCTGCGCGGGCGGCATCGGCTGGACCGGATACGGTAGGATGGCACCCCTCATCGACTTTTTCGTTTCGACGGGCACAAAAGAGTTCCGCAACGGCGAAGCCGAATACCTGAAAGCCAGCCCCGACGCCGTTAAAAGGTCGAAGGAAGCCCTTGGCGCCGTAACACCGCCCGGCACGTATACGGTCATCCGGCGTTGCGAAGACCTCGAGGCCGACCCGGGAGTGAAGGCGATAATATGCTATGGTAATGGCGAGCAGATCAGGAACCTCAGCAGCATGGTCCACTTCAGGAGCACGGACACGTTTAACGCTGTAAGGGCCTCCTGGGGCCCGACATGCGCCACGATTTTGACCTATCCGGCGGGGCTGGCGGAAAAAGCGCCCCGCGATTCGGCTTATATTGGCCCGATGGACCCGACAGGGAATTGCTGGTTCCCCGAAGACCGGATGGCGCTGGGAATACCGATACGGATCGCTATCGGCATTTGCGAGGACCTGGACAGCGCCTTCGTCACGAAAAGGCCTCACGTCGCTTATCCGGAAGTCCATGAAAAACTGGAAAAGATCGTTTAA